The Sporosarcina ureae genome includes a region encoding these proteins:
- a CDS encoding histidine kinase has translation MGKMKSRMDEGILVCVYYGPNGERLINRGYKIATIMDCPLYILTVDPAPLDDFDVDKSEYIDRWKELADELEVEAFIIRDDEKRPTAKVIKEVAHQYGITQIIIGQTAQSRWEEITKGSFMNVLLREIPFVDFHVMSVDRAIKSETEGSFEKGVRAYLIPDGDTFRINFTLSKHAQYEGIFFKEIGTDFNNGIFKFMQNSKICQVQIEDDQVLDSSKIQCKIGK, from the coding sequence ATGGGCAAAATGAAAAGCCGTATGGACGAGGGAATTCTCGTTTGTGTGTATTACGGTCCAAATGGTGAACGTCTCATTAATAGAGGGTATAAAATTGCAACTATCATGGATTGTCCGCTCTATATTTTGACGGTTGATCCGGCTCCACTCGATGATTTCGACGTGGATAAGTCTGAGTATATTGACCGCTGGAAAGAGCTTGCAGATGAGTTAGAAGTGGAAGCGTTCATTATTCGTGACGATGAAAAGCGCCCTACCGCAAAAGTGATTAAAGAAGTGGCTCACCAATACGGTATTACACAAATCATCATCGGACAAACTGCGCAAAGCCGCTGGGAGGAAATTACAAAAGGCTCTTTCATGAACGTCTTGTTGAGAGAAATTCCATTTGTTGATTTCCATGTTATGTCAGTGGATCGGGCGATAAAGAGTGAGACAGAAGGATCGTTTGAAAAAGGCGTACGTGCGTATTTGATTCCGGATGGCGATACTTTCCGTATCAACTTCACACTTTCGAAGCATGCTCAATACGAGGGAATCTTCTTTAAAGAGATTGGGACCGACTTCAACAACGGGATTTTTAAATTTATGCAAAATAGTAAGATATGCCAGGTGCAAATAGAAGACGATCAGGTACTCGACTCAAGCAAGATTCAATGCAAGATAGGAAAATAA
- the murB gene encoding UDP-N-acetylmuramate dehydrogenase encodes MSKHRWFEDLQKNIKSGWLVLDEPLNKYTKTRLGGKADVVAAPGTIEEVQAVVSYAYNHKIPILLLGNGSNMVVRDGGVRGIVLYMANFNAIKIDGTRMIAEAGANIIDASKEATMACLTGLEFACGIPGSIGGAMAMNAGAYGGEIKDIIHHATVMDVTGKIFVLSKDELELGYRKSIITTEGYYVLSAEFWLTQGEQCDIDAAVADLTFQRESKQPLEYPSAGSVFKRPPGYFAGKLIQDSGLQGKGFGGAEVSTKHAGFIINKNNATAADYIQTIEMVKSEVKKNFGIDLEMEVKIVGEELSE; translated from the coding sequence ATGTCAAAACATCGATGGTTTGAAGATCTTCAAAAGAACATAAAAAGCGGTTGGTTAGTACTTGATGAGCCACTAAACAAATATACGAAAACACGTCTGGGTGGTAAAGCGGATGTTGTCGCGGCACCTGGCACAATAGAAGAAGTGCAAGCAGTCGTTAGCTATGCTTATAATCATAAAATTCCTATTTTGTTGCTGGGGAATGGTTCCAATATGGTCGTTCGGGACGGTGGCGTTCGAGGAATTGTGTTGTATATGGCAAATTTCAATGCTATCAAGATTGATGGTACTAGAATGATAGCGGAAGCTGGCGCGAATATTATTGATGCGTCCAAAGAAGCAACAATGGCTTGTTTAACAGGACTGGAGTTTGCTTGTGGAATACCGGGTTCAATTGGCGGCGCAATGGCAATGAACGCAGGAGCTTACGGTGGAGAAATTAAAGATATTATTCATCATGCCACTGTCATGGATGTTACCGGAAAAATTTTCGTGCTTTCAAAAGATGAGTTGGAGCTAGGTTACCGTAAAAGTATCATTACTACAGAGGGCTACTACGTTTTATCTGCAGAGTTCTGGCTCACTCAGGGTGAACAGTGTGATATTGACGCGGCAGTTGCTGACTTAACGTTTCAACGTGAATCCAAACAGCCACTTGAATACCCATCAGCAGGAAGTGTGTTCAAACGTCCGCCGGGCTACTTTGCTGGAAAGTTGATCCAGGATAGCGGCTTGCAAGGTAAAGGGTTTGGTGGAGCGGAAGTGTCTACTAAACATGCAGGTTTCATCATCAATAAGAACAACGCGACAGCAGCAGATTATATTCAGACGATTGAGATGGTCAAGTCGGAAGTGAAGAAGAATTTTGGAATTGACCTGGAGATGGAAGTGAAAATTGTAGGAGAAGAACTTTCGGAATAA
- a CDS encoding YceI family protein: protein MNTWKVDPQASTVGFSVPHMMVSTVTGTFEKFSGELQGNIADLTKAKIDFRVIVSSIQTKNRDRDLHLCSGDFFDAETFPEMAFSSRAIYHDTDGRYQMLGDLTVKQTTKRAIFYIAPQEITVFGATYFVEGEIKRKEFGLMWNRAIEAGGVMVGEIIDIKMSVVICKDEI from the coding sequence GTGAATACATGGAAAGTAGATCCTCAGGCGTCCACTGTCGGTTTTTCCGTTCCACATATGATGGTATCAACTGTCACGGGGACGTTTGAAAAATTTTCAGGAGAATTACAAGGAAACATAGCGGATCTGACGAAAGCTAAGATTGATTTTCGAGTAATCGTTTCTTCCATCCAGACGAAGAATAGAGACCGTGATCTACATCTATGCTCCGGGGACTTTTTTGATGCCGAAACTTTCCCCGAAATGGCATTCTCTTCTCGCGCAATTTATCACGATACAGATGGCAGATATCAAATGTTGGGAGACTTGACTGTTAAACAAACAACCAAAAGAGCAATATTTTACATCGCTCCTCAAGAAATAACCGTATTCGGTGCTACATATTTCGTTGAGGGTGAAATCAAACGAAAAGAATTTGGGTTAATGTGGAATCGTGCAATCGAAGCTGGTGGTGTGATGGTTGGAGAGATAATAGATATTAAGATGTCGGTTGTAATTTGCAAAGATGAAATATAA
- a CDS encoding DsbA family oxidoreductase: MKIEVWSDYVCPFCYIGKRRLEHALKQVGLEEKSEVIFKAYQLDPNTPVASDQSVMEGLAGKYNVSKQEAKNMLNNIGEQAKTVGLHYQVDKMKTSNTLDAHRLAKLAEKHGVEKEVTERLLHGYFVEGERIDTEEVLVAIATEVGLDAKKTKEMLHSNDFDDEVKNDIEEAQEIGVQGVPFFVINRKYAISGAQPTEAFVEALEKIAEEEGMPKPKLRVLGTHDGGQCDDGACDI, from the coding sequence ATGAAAATTGAAGTATGGTCAGATTATGTTTGTCCGTTTTGCTATATTGGAAAAAGACGTTTGGAGCATGCCTTGAAACAAGTAGGGCTTGAAGAGAAATCGGAGGTTATATTCAAAGCGTATCAGCTAGATCCGAATACCCCAGTAGCTTCAGACCAATCAGTAATGGAAGGGTTAGCCGGAAAGTATAATGTCAGCAAACAAGAAGCAAAAAATATGTTGAATAATATAGGAGAGCAAGCAAAAACTGTTGGTCTCCACTATCAAGTGGATAAAATGAAAACGTCTAATACGCTTGATGCACATCGTCTAGCGAAATTAGCAGAGAAGCATGGTGTAGAGAAGGAAGTAACAGAGCGTCTCCTGCATGGCTACTTCGTAGAGGGAGAGCGTATCGATACGGAGGAAGTACTCGTAGCGATCGCAACGGAAGTTGGATTAGATGCAAAGAAAACTAAAGAGATGCTTCATAGTAATGATTTTGATGATGAAGTAAAAAATGATATAGAAGAAGCGCAAGAGATTGGTGTTCAAGGTGTACCATTCTTCGTAATTAATCGCAAATATGCTATAAGTGGAGCGCAGCCTACGGAAGCGTTTGTTGAAGCACTTGAAAAGATTGCTGAAGAAGAGGGAATGCCAAAGCCTAAGTTGCGAGTGCTTGGCACACATGATGGTGGGCAGTGTGACGATGGGGCTTGTGATATCTAA
- a CDS encoding FAD-dependent oxidoreductase, with product MNESLWLATAYPKSTYPTVDDDVTCDVLIIGGGLSGIANAYFLSKQGKDVVLLEKNSLLHGATGNSTGKLTAQHDLVYADMLEQFGVESAKQYFNVNEQAVDFARSIAEADQLQTAHSALYSQTAEGTERLLAEKKAYESIGIPFTLAGNASYLPFETDHTLLIEDEAQIHPVRFGQQLAQLAVKQGARIFEHAQVAALDTDRHFIKLSSSKVVNYRQLIICSHYPIEALVGMQILKLDVGRSYIAAAKTETTFDHQYISVDEPKRSIRTATIDDQSYLLLCAQSHPAGSEKETQLHYDSLTEDMKTTLGHPDVIYKWSAQDPSTPDLVPYAGAISNSMPDVYISTGYRKWGLSNSLACAEIISDAIVGRSNAASELFSPSRTDFGSLSSRALLLAGRTVKEFAGGHIARTDSPICTHMGCRTRWNKGDQTWDCPCHGSRFRADGTVLEGPATQPLDLG from the coding sequence ATGAATGAATCTTTATGGCTTGCCACCGCTTATCCGAAGTCTACTTATCCAACAGTAGATGACGATGTAACTTGCGATGTGTTAATCATCGGAGGAGGGCTGAGCGGCATAGCAAATGCTTACTTTTTGTCTAAACAAGGAAAGGACGTTGTGTTGCTAGAGAAAAATAGTTTATTGCATGGAGCAACGGGAAATTCTACAGGTAAATTAACTGCCCAACATGACTTGGTATATGCGGACATGCTTGAACAATTTGGTGTGGAGAGCGCAAAACAATATTTCAATGTAAATGAACAAGCTGTTGACTTCGCGCGATCTATCGCTGAAGCGGATCAGCTGCAAACTGCACACTCCGCGCTATATTCTCAAACAGCCGAAGGTACAGAACGATTACTGGCGGAGAAAAAGGCATATGAATCAATCGGCATTCCATTTACTCTTGCAGGAAACGCATCCTACCTACCTTTTGAAACGGACCATACTTTACTAATTGAAGACGAAGCACAAATTCACCCAGTGCGTTTTGGACAACAATTAGCACAGCTTGCTGTGAAACAAGGTGCGCGTATTTTTGAACATGCACAAGTAGCCGCTCTAGATACCGATCGTCATTTTATTAAACTCTCTTCATCTAAGGTAGTCAATTATCGACAACTTATTATTTGCTCACATTACCCGATCGAAGCTTTAGTTGGCATGCAAATTCTTAAGCTGGACGTCGGACGCTCGTACATTGCTGCAGCAAAAACGGAGACTACTTTTGACCATCAGTATATTTCAGTGGATGAGCCCAAACGCTCGATACGGACAGCGACAATCGATGACCAGTCTTACTTGTTGCTATGCGCTCAATCTCACCCTGCCGGTTCAGAAAAAGAAACACAACTACATTACGACAGCTTAACAGAGGATATGAAGACAACATTGGGGCATCCTGATGTGATATACAAATGGTCGGCGCAGGATCCGTCAACACCTGACTTAGTACCTTATGCAGGAGCTATCTCAAACTCTATGCCCGATGTCTACATTAGTACAGGCTATCGAAAATGGGGGCTATCTAATTCCTTAGCTTGTGCAGAAATCATTTCGGATGCGATTGTGGGGCGATCAAATGCTGCAAGCGAATTATTTTCTCCTAGCAGAACAGATTTCGGCTCTTTGTCTAGCCGCGCTTTATTATTGGCGGGCCGTACCGTCAAGGAGTTTGCTGGTGGACATATCGCTCGGACTGATTCCCCGATCTGCACTCATATGGGTTGCCGTACACGTTGGAATAAAGGAGATCAAACATGGGACTGTCCATGTCACGGGTCACGTTTTCGTGCGGACGGAACCGTGTTAGAAGGTCCAGCCACACAGCCACTTGATTTAGGTTAA